One part of the Botrytis cinerea B05.10 chromosome 8, complete sequence genome encodes these proteins:
- the Bcgst11 gene encoding Bcgst11, which produces MAASYELIYYTGVPGRGEHVRLILEEAGVEYKDTQSLTFDEARDNVVTWLAGGGHGNPSYFAPPLFKYGDLVISQTPNILLYLGPKLGLAGSRENDLYRVNALALTALDLFSNEVHDTHHPIATMLPWEDQKEESKRRSKEWVQNRLPKVLAYWQKVLENEDRRPGPWLLGDTFTYADLVLFQTLDGTHYAFPKAMKQAREAGKYEKVFKLYEDVKARPNIAAYLASDRRQKYQDWGVYRHYDDNDVVAE; this is translated from the exons ATGGCTGCTTCCTACGAACTTATTTACTATACAGGCGTTCCAGGCCGTGGTGAACATGTCCGGCTCATCCTTGAGGAAGCTGGCGTCGAGTACAAAGACACTCAGTCGCTAACTTTTGATGAAGCCCGGGATAATGTTGTGACTTGGCTCGCTGGCGGCGGCCATGGAAACCCGTCTTACTTCGCCCCGCCTCTCTTCAAGTACGGCGACCTCGTCATCTCTCAGACACCCAATATTCTCCTGTACCTTGGTCCCAAGCTTGGACTTGCCGGATCGCGCGAGAACGACTTGTACAGAGTAAATGCCCTTGCCCTTACAGCGCTTGACCTTTTTAGCAATGAAGTTCACGATACACACCATCCTATTGCCACAATGCTACCCTGGGAAGATCAGAAGGAGGAGAGCAAAAGACGCAGCAAGGAATGGGTCCAAAACCGTCTTCCTAAAGTCCTTGCGTACTGGCAAAAGGTGTTGGAGAACGAGGATCGTAGACCAGGCCCATGGTTGTTGGGAGACACATTCACATACGCCGACTTGGTTTTGTTTCAG ACCCTCGATGGCACCCATTATGCTTTCCCTAAGGCAATGAAGCAAGCAAGAGAAGCTGGCAAATATGAGAAGGTATTCAAGCTATACGAAGACGTCAAGGCTAGACCAAATATTGCAGCGTACCTTGCCAGCGACAGAAGACAGAAGTATCAGGACTGGGGCGTTTACCGCCACTACGACGATAATGATGTAGTTGCTGAGTAG
- the Bcpks19 gene encoding Bcpks19, protein MGDQESVAMTDTDSVTSHSGLLDESDSLNGFPPHSIAVIGMSGRFPDAESVDELWELLLQGKSTVKRADVERLQLSQTGNHTDTSWWGNWLRDPTAFDHRFFKKSSREAIAWDPQQRVLLQVVYEALESSGYFGPSSTSETDDYGCYVGAVMNSYYENLACHPPNTYATIGTGRAFLSGSISHHFGWIGPSLTIDTACSSSLVAINTACRAIWSGECTRAVAGGTNVISSPGDYQNLQSGGFLSSTGQCRPFDASADGYCRGEGVGAVVLKRLSEAVTDKDNILGVIVGSAANQNHNFSHITVPHADSQANLYNKVMKMGNVRPETVTYVEAHGTGTRVGDPVEVSSIRDAYGGPQRDSTLYFASIKGNIGHTEAAAGVSGLIKVLLMMKHRKIPRQASYKELNPQIPSLDQDRMAIPTSVMPWNPPVRLACVNSHGAAGSNSALLLREKPPLNTTVIPSYLKRYPLIFSAGSPNSLSMYSKKLLDWVKGAKDVTPNLLATLTFNLADRTNHKLPYIFSKSVSSIQDLESKLEAGSSGLGIDTVHNPKPVVLVFGGQESDYVGLCRDIFDNSKIFRTQIDLCNDIIVSKGLESLYPAIFKMEPIADLTTLHTALFAVQYASAKAWIDSGLCVDGVVGHSFGQLTALCISGCLSLADTLTLVVERAILMQEYWGSERGAMLSLQTDRGTVDQVLQFLRTQNSGFYAEIACYNGPRSYVVVGSSESVNSLEHHVFENPSLRGSVRTKRLRVTHGFHSRFTEPILARLTKVAKQLYWKRPTLHLEICDELGGITEPDFEIIAQSTRRPVFFQQAVERLTKRFSEITWIESGRGSSVIQLVKDSVVDTQGHAFLSPQLSSSSAQDSLTDATIELWKHGYAVQYWPFHRSQKLEYEHLSLPAYQFEKTRHWLPYVRKAPEREVEQDKIIEKTHELITFLQFKDKSEKEALFRVDPRSDRFQTLVGGHVIAGETLVPAALFFEIIVRAALYLQNRTDTEEYVPTVKDLAMNYPIGRQSSTEITLTLKRLEDIYPSWSFSITTKNGEREVAESSKQSTGKVCLKKRGDTQAAREFKRFETLTGHRRYREVLDHPCSEKMQGKHLYRAFGSIVNYGESYQGVKEIACLKCEAAGKVIMCPDIAATDQRLCDTLMIDSFMQLSGFLVNYFNNPSLDDIFLCMHIEHAEIGGNFNPNAKEWIVYATQGEDDDSDASSDIYVFEAESKRMVMAVFGCRFMKMRKDVLAQILKDANHPTAATFSRTEAQKPVTRVIETPTPVRSEPLTKRSLGKRDEVFKILSNVTDYPVDEIKGESTLEDFGIDSLMATEVLNDIRTAFDLNIDLTSFLLFRTINALVAHVNESLGLNIENGDLGAAPSLGEFNGIDSSLMEEIEVSSKTIPERVDRPAIASAFSDFNKMRLGYDDIAERTKAAGFLTEAYPHQARLVLAYVKEAFAKLGCDWTSLRSGDRIPQFKVLHKHKQLMRQLHRVLEDGNLISSTNQGFVLADSPIDGTPAESIYQQILGLHPQHDVVLKLVRSVGSQLASCLTGEKDGLQVVFGDRETKQTLEAMYEFWPLLRSATILLGDILLETFTNSHGSGKFRILEVGAGTGGTTRYIVNHLRSHGIPFEYVFTDISASLVAAAKKKFTGIDNMSFQVLDLEKPVDVEYAESLHCIIATNCVHATRDLVVTLSHLRKMLRGDGALMLVETTKNMFWLDIVVGLFEGWWLFEDGRSHALVDEKHWERALKASGFGQVLCSDGDTPEAKTVRVIGAFPCLSPAQMDGVSPPIKRVNAALETVVYKKVGEQEIHADIYYPPEGLSSSKKLPIALMIHGGSHILFSRKDVRPAQTNLLLEKGFLPVSLDHRLCPEVNLVEGAMVDIRDGLYWARHELRSIVAARRSGLQIDEEKVVVVGWSSGGQLAMSLAWTAPHIGLQPPEAILAFYCPTNYEDDWWKRPIQPIGAEDQGQEYNVLDGVQDHPITNYDAVRAWEPLSEPGIHTDPRCRIVLHMNWKAQTLPIILGGLPSRKGSQQQPEIKNWNALPQPSLDKIVAASSLAQIRRGNYRTPTFLVHGTADDLIPWEQSQATYEAMLEKNIPAQLALIEGAPHICDRSSDPNSEGWKATVKGYEFIASIVFDS, encoded by the exons ATGGGAGACCAGGAAAGTGTAGCCATGACAGACACCGACAGCGTAACGTCTCACAGTGGCCTTCTAGATGAATCTGATTCCTTGAATGGTTTCCCTCCTCATTCAATTGCTGTTATCGGCATGTCAGGCAGGTTTCCTGACGCAGAATCGGTTGACGAGCTTTGGGAGCTGTTGCTTCAAGGGAAATCCACAGTGAAACGTGCAGATGTTGAGCGGCTTCAATTATCCCAGACCGGGAATCATACAGACACGAGTTGGTGGGGAAATTGGCTTCGAGATCCAACAGCTTTTGATCACCGCTTCTTCAAGAAGTCCTCTCGGGAGGCCATCGCCTGGGATCCGCAGCAAAGAGTCTTGCTTCAGGTCGTTTACGAAGCATTAGAATCATCTGGCTACTTTGGCCCCTCGTCTACTTCCGAGACAGATGACTACGGATGTTATGTTGGAGCAGTTATGAATAGCTACTACGAGAATCTTGCGTGTCATCCTCCCAATACATACGCCACTATTGGGACTGGGCGGGCATTTCTGAGCGGTTCTATAAGCCATCATTTTGGGTGGATAGGCCCGTCATTAACTATTGATACCGCTTGTTCATCGTCCCTCGTGGCTATCAACACAGCTTGCCGAGCTATCTGGTCGGGCGAGTGCACCCGGGCTGTTGCCGGTGGTACCAATGTTATATCGAGCCCTGGTGACTATCAGAACCTGCAATCAGGAGGCTTCCTCAGTTCGACTGGGCAGTGTAGACCATTTGATGCTAGTGCCGATGGTTATTGTCGAGGAGAAGGAGTTGGAGCAGTTGTTCTTAAGCGACTTTCCGAAGCAGTGACAGACAAGGATAACATCCTTGGTGTAATTGTTGGTTCTGCAGCAAATCAAAACCATAACTTCAGCCATATCACGGTGCCTCATGCGGATTCGCAGGCCAATCTCTATAACAAAGTAATGAAAATGGGAAACGTAAGACCAGAGACTGTCACATACGTCGAGGCTCACGGAACTGGAACTCGTGTTGGTGATCCGGTCGAGGTCAGTAGTATTCGCGATGCATACGGTGGACCTCAAAGAGATTCAACTCTCTACTTCGCTTCCATCAAGGGAAATATTGGTCATACGGAGGCCGCTGCTGGTGTTTCTGGCCTGATCAAGGTTCTTCTCATGATGAAGCATAGAAAGATACCTAGGCAGGCCAGCTACAAAGAACTGAATCCACAAATCCCCTCTCTAGACCAGGATCGAATGGCAATACCAACAAGTGTCATGCCCTGGAACCCTCCTGTCCGTTTAGCATGTGTCAATAGTCACGGCGCGGCTGGAAGCAATTCGGCACTTTTACTACGCGAGAAACCGCCTCTGAATACTACAGTGATACCCTCATACCTCAAGAGGTATCCACTCATTTTCTCTGCCGGGTCCCCCAACAGTCTCTCCATGTATAGCAAAAAGCTCCTCGATTGGGTGAAGGGAGCCAAAGATGTGACTCCTAACCTTCTAGCGACGCTAACATTTAATCTTGCTGACCGAACAAACCACAAGCTTCCATACATTTTTTCCAAGTCAGTATCAAGCATCCAAGATCTTGAGTCCAAGCTAGAAGCAGGGTCTTCCGGCCTGGGCATAGACACAGTTCACAATCCTAAACCAGTGGTCCTGGTGTTTGGAGGTCAGGAAAGCGACTATGTTGGACTGTGTCGAGACATCTTCGACAACTCAAAGATTTTCCGTACCCAAATTGACCTTTGCAATGATATAATAGTGTCAAAAGGATTGGAAAGCCTTTACCCAgccatcttcaaaatggaGCCGATAGCCGACCTAACAACGTTACACACGGCTCTTTTCGCTGTGCAATATGCTTCCGCTAAGGCATGGATAGACTCCGGGCTGTGTGTTGATGGAGTAGTCGGGCATAGCTTTGGCCAGTTGACTGCGCTTTGTATATCAGGCTGCCTCTCGCTTGCCGACACGTTGACATTGGTAGTTGAAAGAGCGATTTTGATGCAAGAATACTGGGGTAGCGAGCGAGGAGCCATGCTATCTCTGCAGACAGACCGTGGTACCGTGGACCAAGTTCTTCAGTTCCTCAGGACTCAGAATAGTGGCTTCTACGCCGAAATTGCATGCTATAATGGCCCCAGAAGCTACGTGGTAGTGGGTTCTTCTGAATCTGTCAACTCTCTAGAGCATCACGTCTTTGAAAACCCATCTCTACGCGGCTCAGTCCGCACCAAGAGGCTTCGAGTCACGCATGGTTTTCACTCGCGCTTCACCGAGCCCATACTAGCTCGTCTCACAAAAGTGGCCAAACAATTGTATTGGAAGCGACCTACGCTACACCTCGAGATATGCGATGAGCTTGGCGGTATCACCGAGCCCGACTTTGAAATTATCGCACAGAGCACGAGGCGCCCAGTATTCTTTCAACAAGCAGTAGAGAGGCTCACGAAACGTTTCTCTGAGATTACTTGGATTGAGAGTGGCCGGGGGTCTTCGGTGATCCAACTCGTCAAAGATTCAGTAGTAGATACGCAAGGACACGCGTTTTTATCCCCGCAGCTCTCGTCTTCCAGTGCGCAAGACTCTCTCACAGACGCAACTATTGAGCTCTGGAAACATGGATATGCAGTCCAATATTGGCCATTTCACAGAAGCCAAAAGCTAGAGTACGAGCACCTAAGCCTGCCAGCGTATCAATTCGAGAAAACAAGACACTGGCTCCCGTATGTGCGAAAAGCTCCCGAGAGAGAAGTTGAGCAAGacaaaataatagaaaagaCACATGAACTCATTACCTTTTTGCAGTTCAAGGATAAATCCGAAAAGGAGGCATTGTTTCGAGTTGATCCCCGATCCGATCGCTTCCAGACTCTAGTCGGTGGCCATGTTATAGCTGGCGAGACGCTTGTTCCAGCGGCTTTGTTCTTCGAGATCATAGTACGCGCAGCCTTATACCTTCAGAATCGTACCGATACAGAAGAATATGTGCCCACCGTGAAGGACTTGGCTATGAATTATCCAATTGGTCGCCAAAGCTCTACCGAGATCACACTGACGCTGAAGCGCCTGGAAGATATATATCCTTCATGGTCATTCAGCATTACCACCAAGAACGGCGAGCGCGAGGTCGCAGAGTCCTCCAAGCAATCAACAGGCAAAGTCTGCCTTAAGAAGCGTGGTGACACACAAGCAGCCCGGGAGTTCAAGCGATTTGAGACGCTGACAGGCCATCGCCGATATCGAGAAGTTCTTGATCACCCATGCTCGGAAAAGATGCAGGGGAAGCATCTCTATCGTGCTTTTGGTAGTATAGTCAACTATGGCGAATCTTACCAAGGCGTCAAGGAAATAGCCTGCCTGAAATGTGAAGCTGCTGGAAAGGTTATAATGTGTCCAGATATAGCGGCCACGGACCAGCGTCTTTGTGATACTCTTATGATTGATAGTTTTATGCAGCTTTCAGGGTTCTTGgtaaattatttcaataaccCAAGCCTTGATGATATTTTCCTTTGCATGCACATCGAGCACGCTGAGATCGGCGGAAACTTCAATCCCAACGCCAAAGAGTGGATCGTCTATGCTACTCAGGGCGAGGACGATGACAGTGATGCCTCATCCGATATCTACGTATTCGAGGCCGAGAGTAAGAGAATGGTCATGGCAGTCTTCGGTTGCCGCTTCATGAAAATGCGGAAAGATGTCCTTGCGCAGATCCTGAAAGATGCCAACCATCCTACCGCTGCGACATTCTCACGCACAGAAGCACAGAAGCCAGTGACTCGAGTTATTGAAACCCCGACTCCGGTTCGATCAGAACCTCTGACAAAGAGATCCTTAGGCAAGCGGGATGAGgtttttaaaatcttatccAACGTTACGGACTATCCTGTCGACGAGATCAAAGGTGAATCTACCTTGGAAGACTTTGGAATTGATTCGCTTATGGCGACTGAGGTTTTGAACGATATTAGAACGGCCTTTGACCTAAATATTGATCTGACGAGCTTTCTATTGTTTCGTACGATCAACGCTCTTGTGGCCCATGTCAACGAAAGCCttggattgaatattgaaaatggcgACCTGGGTGCAGCACCATCTCTGGGTGAATTTAATGGCATTGATTCAAGTTTGATGGAGGAGATCGAGGTTTCTTCGAAAACCATTCCAGAAAGGGTCGACCGACCTGCTATTGCTTCAGCGTTCAGCGATTTCAATAAGATGAGGCTTGGGTATGACGACATTGCCGAGAGAACCAAAGCCGCCGGCTTCTTGACTGAGGCTTATCCGCACCAGGCCAGACTCGTGTTGGCCTATGTTAAAGAGGCCTTCGCGAAACTCGGATGCGACTGGACAAGTCTCCGGTCTGGCGACCGTATCCCACAATTCAAGGTTCTACACAAACATAAACAATTGATGCGACAACTTCATCGAGTGCTCGAAGACGGGAACTTGATTTCATCAACAAACCAAGGCTTCGTTTTGGCCGATTCTCCTATCGATGGAACTCCTGCAGAATCCATCTATCAGCAAATCCTGGGTCTTCACCCTCAGCATGACGTCGTCCTGAAGCTGGTGAGGTCAGTGGGGTCTCAGTTGGCTAGTTGCTTGACTGGCGAGAAAGATGGCTTACAGGTAGTATTTGGCGACAGGGAAACAAAGCAGACGTTGGAAGCGATGTACGAGTTCTGGCCCCTTCTCCGCTCCGCCACTATTCTTCTTGGCGATATTTTGCTGGAGACCTTCACTAATTCCCATGGAAGTGGGAAGTTCCGCATCCTTGAGGTTGGCGCCGGAACTGGTGGCACAACCCGTTACATTGTGAACCATCTCAGGAGTCATGGTATCCCTTTCGAGTACGTCTTTACAGACATCTCAGCCTCGCTTGTGGCAGCCGCGAAGAAAAAGTTCACCGGCATCGACAATATGTCGTTCCAAGTCCTGGACCTCGAGAAACCCGTTGATGTGGAGTACGCGGAATCTTTGCACTGCATTATCGCGACGAATTGCGTCCATGCAACGAGAGATCTCGTGGTAACTCTCTCCCACCTACGCAAGATGCTCAGGGGAGACGGAGCGCTAATGTTGGTGGAAACCACAAAGAACATGTTTTGGCTCGACATCGTAGTCGGTCTATTTGAAGGATGGTGGTTATTTGAAGACGGCCGCTCGCACGCGCTGGTGGACGAAAAGCATTGGGAGCGAGCTTTGAAGGCATCAGGATTCGGTCAAGTTCTGTGCTCAGACGGTGACACGCCGGAAGCTAAGACGGTACGTGTTATCGGGGCCTTTCCATGCCTATCTCCGGCCCAGATGGACGGTGTTTCACCGCCCATCAAGCGTGTGAATGCCGCTTTGGAGACAGTAGTGTATAAGAAGGTAGGAGAGCAAGAAATCCACGCAGACATATACTACCCTCCTGAGGGCTTGTCTTCCAGTAAAAAGCTTCCCATCG CTCTGATGATCCATGGCGGTAGCcatattctcttctccagGAAAGATGTTCGACCGGCCCAAACAAACCTTCTGCTCGAAAAGGGATTCCTACCAGTTAGCTTGGACCATCGACTTTGCCCAGAAGTGAACTTGGTTGAAGGAGCAATGGTGGACATACGGGACGGCCTCTACTGGGCTCGTCATGAGTTACGAAGCATCGTGGCTGCTCGTCGATCAGGTTTACAGATCGACGAAGAAAAAGTCGTAGTGGTAGGATGGTCTTCGGGTGGCCAGCTCGCCATGTCGCTCGCTTGGACGGCGCCCCACATAGGGTTGCAACCGCCGGAGGCCATTCTTGCATTTTACTGTCCTACAAATTACGAGGACGACTGGTGGAAACGCCCGATCCAGCCCATCGGCGCCGAAGACCAGGGCCAAGAGTACAACGTGCTCGACGGGGTTCAAGACCACCCTATCACCAACTACGATGCGGTACGCGCGTGGGAACCTCTTTCTGAGCCGGGCATCCACACAGACCCTCGGTGCCGCATTGTGCTGCACATGAACTGGAAGGCACAGACACTTCCAATCATACTCGGCGGGCTGCCCAGCCGGAAGGGAAGCCAGCAGCAGCCGGAAATTAAGAACTGGAACGCTCTGCCGCAGCCAAGCCTGGACAAGATCGTAGCTGCCAGTTCGCTCGCACAGATTCGTCGTGGAAATTACCGGACGCCTACGTTCTTGGTCCATGGCACAGCAGACGACCTAATTCCCTGGGAGCAGAGTCAAGCCACCTACGAAGCTATGCTCGAGAAGAATATCCCAGCCCAGTTAGCTCTAATCGAGGGCGCGCCACACATTTGCGATCGGAGCAGCGATCCGAACTCGGAGGGCTGGAAGGCGACAGTGAAAGGATATGAATTTATTGCGTCGATCGTCTTTGATTCGTGA